A genomic segment from Vicugna pacos chromosome 17, VicPac4, whole genome shotgun sequence encodes:
- the KLHL40 gene encoding kelch-like protein 40, giving the protein MALGLEQAEEQRLYQQTLLQDGLKDMLDHGKFLDCVVRVGEREFPCHRLVLAACSPYFRARFLAEPERAGELRLEEVSPDVVAQVLHYLYTSEIALDEASVQDLFAAAHRFQIPSIFTICVSFLQKRLCLANCLAVFRLGLLLDCARLAVAARDFICARFSLVARDADFLGLSADELIAIISSDGLNVEKEEAVFEAVMRWASSGDAEAQAERQRALPTVFESVRCRLLPRAFLESRVERHPLVRAQPELLRKVQMVKDAHEGRLTVLRKKKKEKGKEAAGAKASDKGTAEAKAEEEEEEAERILPGILNDTLRFGMFLQDLIFMISEEGAVAYDPAANECYCASLSTQIPKNHVSLVTKENQIFVAGGLFYNEDNKEDPMSAYFLQFDHLDSEWLGMPPLPSPRCLFGLGEALNSIYVVGGRELKDGERSLDSVMCYDRQSFKWGESDPLPYAVYGHAVLSHMDLVYVIGGKGSDRKCLNKMCVYDPKKFEWKDLAPMQTARSLFGATIHDGHIVVAAGVTDTGLTSSAEVYSIADNKWTPFEAFPQERSSLGLVSLAGTLYAIGGFATLETESGELVPTELNDIWRYNEDEKKWEGVLREIAYAAGATFLPVRLNVLRLTKL; this is encoded by the exons ATGGCGCTGGGCTTGGAGCAGGCGGAGGAGCAGCGGCTGTACCAGCAGACGCTCCTGCAGGACGGGCTCAAGGACATGCTGGACCACGGCAAGTTCCTCGACTGCGTGGTGCGGGTGGGTGAGCGGGAGTTCCCGTGTCACCGCCTAGTGCTGGCCGCCTGCAGCCCCTACTTCCGGGCGCGCTTCCTGGCCGAGCCGGAGCGCGCAGGCGAGCTGCGCCTGGAGGAGGTGTCCCCGGACGTGGTGGCCCAGGTGCTGCACTACCTGTACACGTCGGAGATCGCTCTGGACGAGGCGAGTGTGCAGGATCTGTTCGCCGCGGCGCACCGTTTCCAGATCCCGTCCATCTTCACCATCTGCGTGTCCTTCCTGCAGAAGCGCCTGTGCCTCGCCAACTGCCTGGCCGTCTTCCGCCTCGGCCTCCTGCTCGACTGCGCACGCCTCGCCGTGGCCGCCCGCGACTTCATCTGCGCGCGCTTCTCGCTGGTGGCCCGCGACGCCGACTTCCTCGGGCTCTCGGCCGACGAGCTCATCGCCATAATCTCCAGCGACGGCCTCAacgtggagaaggaggaggccgTGTTTGAGGCGGTGATGCGATGGGCGAGCAGCGGGGACGCCGAGGCGCAGGCGGAGCGCCAGCGCGCGCTGCCCACCGTCTTCGAGAGCGTGCGCTGCCGCCTGCTGCCGCGCGCCTTCCTGGAGAGCCGCGTGGAGCGCCACCCTCTCGTGCGTGCCCAGCCCGAGCTGCTGCGGAAGGTGCAGATGGTGAAGGATGCACACGAGGGCCGCCTCACCGTGCTGcgcaagaagaaaaaagagaagggaaaggaggcagCGGGGGCTAAGGCCTCTGACAAGGGCACAGCCGAAGCcaaggcggaggaggaggaggaggaggctgagcgAATCCTACCCGGGATTCTCAATGACACCCTGCGCTTTGGCATGTTCCTGCAGGACCTCATCTTCATGATCAGTGAGGAGGGCGCCGTGGCCTATGACCCGGCCGCCAACGAGTGCTACTGTGCCTCACTCTCCACCCAGATCCCCAAGAATCACGTCAGCCTGGTCACCAAGGAGAACCAGATCTTCGTGGCTGGGGGACTCTTTTACAACGAGGACAACAAAGAGGACCCCATGAGCGCTTACTTCTTGCAG TTTGACCACCTGGACTCAGAGTGGCTGGGGATGCCGCCGCTGCCCTCGCCGCGCTGCCTCTTCGGCCTGGGAGAGGCTCTCAACTCCATCTACGTGGTCGGCGGCCGGGAGCTCAAGGACGGCGAGCGCAGCCTGGACTCCGTCATGTGCTACGACCGGCA GTCCTTCAAATGGGGCGAATCAGACCCGCTGCCTTACGCCGTGTACGGCCACGCAGTGCTCTCCCACATGGACCTTGTCTACGTCATTGGCGGCAAAGGCAGCGACAG GAAGTGCCTGAACAAGATGTGCGTGTATGACCCCAAGAAGTTCGAGTGGAAGGATCTGGCCCCCATGCAGACCGCCCGCTCACTCTTTGGGGCCACCATCCATGATGGCCACATTGTTGTGGCCGCGGGGGTCACAGACACAGGGCTGACCAGTTCAGCTGAGGTGTACAGCATCGCGGACAACAA GTGGACGCCCTTTGAGGCCTTCCCACAGGAGCGCAGCTCGCTCGGCCTGGTCAGCCTGGCGGGGACCCTCTATGCCATTGGCGGCTTTGCCACGCTGGAGACTGAGTCCGGGGAGCTGGTTCCCACAGAGCTCAATGACATCTGGAG gtaCAACGAGGATGAGAAGAAGTGGGAGGGCGTCCTGCGGGAGATTGCCTACGCCGCAGGTGCCACCTTCCTACCTGTGCGGCTCAACGTGCTGCGCCTGACCAAGCTGTGA
- the HHATL gene encoding protein-cysteine N-palmitoyltransferase HHAT-like protein, translated as MGIKTALPTVELGLYSLVLSGALAYAGRGLLEASQDGAHRKAFRESVRPGWEYIGRKMDVADFEWVMWFTSFRNVIVFALSGHVLFAKLCTMVAPQLRSWMYAVYGVLAVVGTMGPWYLLLLLGHCVSLYVVSLSGQPWLCLSLGLASLASFKLDPLISWQSGFVTGTFDLQEVLFHGGSGFTVLRCISFALESCAHPERRYSLADLLKYNFYLPFFFFGPIMTFDRFHAQVSQVEPVRPEGELWRIRAQAGLSMVAIVAVDIFFHFFYILTIPSDLKYAHRLPDSALAGLAYSNLVYDWVKAAVLFGVVNTVARLDHLDPPRPPKCITALYVFAETHFDRGINDWLCKYVYDHIGGEHSAVIPELGATVATFAITTLWLGPCDIVYLWSCLNCFGLNFELWVQKLAEWGPLAQIEASLSEQMSRRVRAIFGAMNFWAIVMYNLVSLNSLEFTEMVAQRLLLKGFPRTTLAVLFVTYCGVQLVKERERTLALEEDQKQDKEKLE; from the exons ATGGGCATCAAGACAGCGTTGCCCACGGTGGAGCTGGGCCTGTACTCCCTGGTACTGAGCGGGGCCCTAGCCTATGCTGGCCGGGGCCTCCTGGAGGCTTCACAAG ATGGGGCCCACAGGAAGGCCTTCCGGGAGTCTGTGCGACCCGGCTGGGAGTACATTGGCAGGAAGATG GACGTGGCCGACTTCGAGTGGGTGATGTGGTTCACCTCTTTCCGCAACGTCATTGTCTTCGCCCTCTCTGGACATGTGCTGTTTGCTAAACTCTGTACCATGGTTGCCCCCCAG CTCCGCTCCTGGATGTATGCTGTGTATGGGGTCCTGGCCGTGGTGGGCACGATGGGCCCTTGGTACCTGCTGCTGCTACTTGGCCACTGTGTGAGCCTCTATGTAGTCTCACTGTCAGGCCAGCCCTGGCTCTGTCTCAGCCTTGGCCTGGCCAGCCTCGCCTCCTTCAAACTGGACCCCCTAATCTCCTGGCAG AGCGGGTTTGTAACAGGGACTTTTGATCTTCAAGAGGTGCTGTTTCACGGGGGCAGCGGTTTCACGGTGCTACGCTGCATCAGCTTTGCACTGGAGAGCTGTGCACACCCAGAGCGCCGCTACTCCCTAGCTGACCTGCTCAAGTACAATTTCTAcctgcctttcttcttcttcGGGCCCATCATGACCTTTGATCGCTTCCACGCCCAG GTGAGCCAGGTGGAGCCGGTGAGACCCGAGGGTGAGCTATGGCGCATCCGGGCCCAGGCGGGCCTCAGCATGGTGGCCATTGTGGCCGTGGACATCTTCTTCCACTTCTTCTACATCCTCACTATCCCCAGTGACCTCAAGTACGCCCACCGCCTCCCGGACAGCGCCCTCG CTGGCCTAGCCTACTCAAACCTGGTGTATGACTGGGTGAAGGCGGCCGTCCTCTTCGGCGTCGTCAACACCGTGGCACGCCTCGACCACTTGGACCCGCCCCGGCCTCCCAAGTGCATCACAGCGCTCTACGTCTTCGCTGAGAC ACATTTTGACCGTGGCATCAACGACTGGCTTTGCAA GTACGTGTATGACCACATTGGCGGGGAGCACTCTGCGGTGATCCCGGAGCTGGGGGCCACCGTGGCCACGTTTGCCATCACCACCCTGTGGCTCGGGCCCTGTGATATTGTCTACCTGTGGTCATGCCTTAACTGCTTTGGCCTCAACTTTGAGCTCTGGGTACAGAAGCTGGCAGAGTGGGGGCCCCTAGCCCAAATCGAG GCCTCCCTGTCGGAGCAGATGTCCCGCAGGGTCCGAGCCATCTTTGGGGCTATGAACTTCTGGGCCATCGTCATGTACAACCTTGTAAGCCTGAACAGCCTTGAGTTCACAGAGATGGTCGCCCAGCGCCTGCTACTCAAAG GGTTCCCCCGGACCACACTGGCTGTCCTGTTTGTCACCTACTGTGGTGTCCAGCTGGTGAAGGAGCGAGAGCGAACCCTGGCGCTGGAGGAGGACCAGAAGCAGGACAAAGAGAAGCTGGAGTAG